The Papaver somniferum cultivar HN1 chromosome 3, ASM357369v1, whole genome shotgun sequence genome includes a region encoding these proteins:
- the LOC113361088 gene encoding ran-binding protein 1 homolog c-like isoform X2, with protein MITFKFPELNGEKDFLKGATPRKLYKYPTNTESAEVAPIITLEEEDVLFNLFDKDGKYWKERGNGFIKLLKHKETKKFCFVRRQSKTLKVIANHLVLATISIQKHIWSQKSWIWHASDFSDSELREEVFCARFVYIQDAKLFKEMVAEAAESQVQKSEEIKEDAESQVQNSEESKEGATSLAAIIEKMDVSNIFRFSMVAESQGQISEESKEVTSLAANLTENLSVGEKKDVSNVFQFSTAEKVKKDE; from the exons ATGATAACATTCAAGTTTCCTGAATTGAATGgagaaaaagattttcttaagggAGCAACGCCAAGGAAGCTTTATAAATACCCGACAAATACAGAATCTGCTGAGGTCGCACCTATTATTacacttgaagaagaagatgttttgtTCAATCT ATTTGATAAAGATGGAAAATATTGGAAAGAAAGAGGGAATGGATTTATTAAGCTTCTTAAACATAAAGAAACTAAGAAATTTTGTTTCGTTAGGAGACAATCTAAGACACTGAAGGTTATTGCTAATCATCTAG TTCTTGCAACAATTTCGATTCAAAAACATATTTGGAGTCAGAAATCATGGATCTGGCATGCTAGTGATTTTTCTGATAGTGAATTGAGAGAAGAGGTGTTCTGTGCTCGATTTGTATACATTCAGG ATGCTAAATTATTTAAGGAAATGGTCGCAGAGGCTGCAGAGTCTCAAGTGCAGAAATCTGAAGAGATTAAGGAAG ATGCGGAGTCTCAAGTGCAGAATTCTGAAGAGAGCAAGGAAGGTGCTACATCACTAGCAGCTATTATTGAGAAGATGGATGTATCTAATATCTTTCGCTTTTCGATGGTTGCTGAGTCTCAAGGGCAGATTTCTGAAGAGAGCAAGGAAGTTACATCATTAGCAGCTAATCTTACAGAGAACTTGTCTGTTGGTGAAAAGAAAGATGTATCAAACGTCTTTCAGTTTTCAACTGCTGAGAAGGTGAAGAAGGATGAATAG
- the LOC113361088 gene encoding ran-binding protein 1 homolog c-like isoform X1, with translation MITFKFPELNGEKDFLKGATPRKLYKYPTNTESAEVAPIITLEEEDVLFNLFDKDGKYWKERGNGFIKLLKHKETKKFCFVRRQSKTLKVIANHLVLATISIQKHIWSQKSWIWHASDFSDSELREEVFCARFVYIQDAKLFKEMVAEAAESQVQKSEEIKEGATSPAADLTEKSSISEKKDVPNIFRFLTDAESQVQNSEESKEGATSLAAIIEKMDVSNIFRFSMVAESQGQISEESKEVTSLAANLTENLSVGEKKDVSNVFQFSTAEKVKKDE, from the exons ATGATAACATTCAAGTTTCCTGAATTGAATGgagaaaaagattttcttaagggAGCAACGCCAAGGAAGCTTTATAAATACCCGACAAATACAGAATCTGCTGAGGTCGCACCTATTATTacacttgaagaagaagatgttttgtTCAATCT ATTTGATAAAGATGGAAAATATTGGAAAGAAAGAGGGAATGGATTTATTAAGCTTCTTAAACATAAAGAAACTAAGAAATTTTGTTTCGTTAGGAGACAATCTAAGACACTGAAGGTTATTGCTAATCATCTAG TTCTTGCAACAATTTCGATTCAAAAACATATTTGGAGTCAGAAATCATGGATCTGGCATGCTAGTGATTTTTCTGATAGTGAATTGAGAGAAGAGGTGTTCTGTGCTCGATTTGTATACATTCAGG ATGCTAAATTATTTAAGGAAATGGTCGCAGAGGCTGCAGAGTCTCAAGTGCAGAAATCTGAAGAGATTAAGGAAGGTGCTACATCACCAGCAGCTGATCTTACTGAAAAATCGTCTATTAGTGAAAAGAAAGATGTGCCTAACATCTTTCGTTTTTTAACAGATGCGGAGTCTCAAGTGCAGAATTCTGAAGAGAGCAAGGAAGGTGCTACATCACTAGCAGCTATTATTGAGAAGATGGATGTATCTAATATCTTTCGCTTTTCGATGGTTGCTGAGTCTCAAGGGCAGATTTCTGAAGAGAGCAAGGAAGTTACATCATTAGCAGCTAATCTTACAGAGAACTTGTCTGTTGGTGAAAAGAAAGATGTATCAAACGTCTTTCAGTTTTCAACTGCTGAGAAGGTGAAGAAGGATGAATAG